From Haloarcula rubripromontorii:
GAGGCCAAGCGTCAGTTGGACCGCAAATCCGATCAACAGCAGGACGGCGACGAGCAGCCCCAGCGAGCGAAGCTGCGTGAACCCGAGGAGAAGCGGCGCAGCAAGGCCGAACGACCACAGCACAACCGGTCGCCGCCTGCCATCGAAGACCCGATCCGATATGAGTCCGCCGCTGATTCGGGAAAGCACCCCCACAGCGGGGAACACGGCAACGACAAGCCCACTCACGGCCAGAGAGAAGTTCAGCTCTTGCGTGAGATACGACGAGCCCCAGCTGTTCACGAACAGGTAAAGCGCGTACCCGAGGAAGCCGAGGGCACCGACGAGCCAGACACTCGGGCTCTGCAACACTGCCCCGAATTCTCGCAGAGAGGGGGCATCACCCCGACTCTCGCCGTGCCCGCGACTCGCTGGCCAGAAGACGGCCAGACCCGCGATTGCGGGGGCGATAAAGGCCAGAAAGACAGTCGACCAGCCGAACCGCTGGGCGATGAGCGGCCCAGTTCCCTGTCCGAGTGCGAAGCCGACCGGCCCGCTGGCGGTGAAGATGCCGACTGCTGTCGCGCGGTGAGAGCCTTCGACAGCCCGGCTCACCATGTCGATTCCGGCGTTCCAGACGACGACGTAGGCGGCTCCGCCCAGTGCACGGGATGCGAGGATTGCCTCGTACTGGCCCCGCCGGCCGGCGCGCCATCCCCACAACCCGGCGATGACCAGCATGCCAACCGCAATGGCCATCGCGGTTCTCGAATCGGTCCGATCCAGTACAGCACCGGCAGGAAGGCTGACGACGACAGCGGTTCCGAACATGACCCCGACGAGGAGTCCAGCGGCTGTCGGCCCGACCCGCAGTGATTCCTGGATTAGTGGTGTGACACTTGCAGGGACGATCTCGTATGCGGCCAATCCCATCGAAATCAGGCTCGCGCCCGCTACGAGCCACCACGTCGAGTTGGCTGTTCGGACGGCGGTCTCAGCAGTGGGGTCCGACATATCGGAATCAGTAGCCTGTGGTGTCATGCTGACGGCAGAGCACGTTTGATCATCGCGGTGTAGTAACGGTAACGGAACTGGCAGTGAAAAACTCAAGGTAATTCGAATAGCGAACAGTTGGCAGGCGATTCTCGGACGACACGGAAAGGCCGCATACCGCCAGCGTACACACACGATGGCAAATGTATACACACAGTACTAGGGCATAGAACTAGAAGACGTAATTTTGGGCTAATAGGATTATACTTACGTTTCCTCGGTTTTGACGGCTTTTGTATCGGATTAAGTTCGCAAAGACGGTACATCCGGCCACGTTCCGATTAGTTTTGGAGTGTAGTCGAGAAATTGAACAAATATAACCTCCATTGGGCAGTATTTAGCAATAAAAGTCCCCACCGAACCGGCAACGCTTCCAGTATTTATTCGTAGCACTGAACGCAACAGTGTGTGTTCCGGGCTATCCGTCTATCGTACTGTACTCGTAGTATTGACTTCGAACTTCGATCTCGTTTTTCGTATATCGGAGTATTTCCAGCAGGTTTGCCATATATCCGGAAGTGAATCTATCTCTGGGTCCAGTGATACCGAGGGATACCATAACATCCTGTTCATCGTTGAATATTGGTACAGCGACACCCCGAACACCTCGGAGATGCTCCTCGTCGTCTATCGCATAGCCCTGGTCGCGAATTCGCTCAAGCGCCGCTTCAAGATCTGACCGGGATGATAACGTGTTGTCAGTCCCCCTCGGAAGCCCATGTTCGGCAACGATTTGGTTTCGTTTGTCCACCGGCAGATGCGCCAGAATGGCTTTGCCCAGCGATGTCCAGTGCATCTCTGTGTGGTTGCCGATGGGGATTTCGTCGCCCGCAGCCTTTCCGCCTGAACTCCTGTAGAGGATGACCCGCTGGCCATTCTCCTCGATGCCGGCACCAGCAATCTCGCCGGTTTCTCTGCTGAGTTCTTCGACTTTATTACGGAGTAGTCGGCCGATATCCAGCCGCTGCCGAACACTGCCACCGACCTCCAAAAACCGGAACGACCGACGGTACTGCCCGGACTCCTTAACAACGTAATCACGTTGAACTAATGTGTTGAGATGAATGAAGACAGTACTCGTAGGGATATCGAGGTGAGACGCAAGATCGGAGAGACCGACGGGTTCAAGTTTTCCGAGAGCAGCGAGGATGTCCAGCGTCGTCTCAACTGCGCTGATCGTTTTATTGTTCTGTGAAGGCATAGATACGCTTTTTTCTGCAGAATAAAATAGGTTCCGCCGAGCGGCAAAAAATTTCCAACAGTGTTGGAAACTGGCATTACACCATGAGTTGACCAATTCTAACAAGGGTACGGCTGTTATTTTCTGGAATCTGTACCATTGCGAAGAATGAGAACATACCACACGATCACAACAGCTGTGATACCCAGCACCTGATTTCGAAGAGACAGGGCCTCTAGCGCTGGTTTATCACACCAGCCTGCTCCTGGCGAGCGCAACATGTATCTTTCAATCTCATTGAAAGAGAGTGGAAGCGCTCCGAGACCCCATTTGCTCCGGAGTAGTAGCCCTCAGCTCCGTCTTCTGTGTCACGGTACGAGGTTGGACTACCGAGTGTCCCGTTTCAGCGTGGCGTAAAACAGGTCGCTCCGCAGTCGTACCGGATAGTACTCCACAGTTCTCGCCGGATTTCAATGTGATTGGGCTGTCGACACTACCAACATTTATTAATGATGATTGCGATGCTTCTGTTACTCGGTATGAGCGAAGTTACACTATCAAACGTCAGCAAGGTATACGACGACGACGTCCTTGCAGTTGAGGATCTTTCTCTGGCCGTCGAGGACGGGGAGTTTGTCGTCGTTGTCGGGCCGTCCGGGTGTGGGAAGTCGACCACGCTTCGGATGATTGCGGGGCTCGAAACGGTCACCGATGGTGAGATTGCTATCGGCGGGGACGTAGTCAACGACGTTCGTCCACAGGACCGGAACATTGCGATGGTGTTCCAGAGTTACGCGCTGTATCCGCACATGTCCGTGCGTGAGAACATGTCCTTCGGGCTACGACTATCAGGTGAGTACGATGATCAGATCGAGCAGCGCGTGACCGAGGCCGCCGAGCTGCTGGAGATCTCGGACCTCATGGACGACCTCCCGAAGCAACTCTCGGGTGGCCAGCAACAACGTGTCGCGCTTGGGCGGGCTATCGTCCGGGACCCGGATGTGTTTCTGATGGACGAACCGCTGTCGAATCTCGACGCGAAGCTTCGGACCCAGATGCGAACGGAGATCCAGCGAATCCAGGAAGAGCTGGACGTGACAACGATTTACGTCACGCACGATCAGACGGAAGCGATGACGATGGCCGACCGGATCGTGATTCTCAATCAGGGCGAACTCCAGCAGGTTGCGCCGCCGGAACGCTGCTACGATACGCCCAACAACAAATTCGTCGCAGGGTTTATTGGCTCACCATCGATGAACTTCTTCGAAGTGAGTGTGACCAACAGCGGCGGGCGCGCGACGGTCCACTCAGGGGCTGTCGAGTTCACGCTCGACGTCGACATTCCCGATGGGGAGTACACGCTGGGCGTCCGCCCCGAAGATTTCGTCGCCGAGGACGCTGGCGCGTACATCGATACAGTTGTCGACGTCGTAGAACCCATGGGATCTGACAATTTCCTCTATCTGGATACTGCAGGCGGGTCGAAAGAAGTCGTAGCACGCGTCGATAGCGAATACCGCCCAGAACGTGGCGACGAAATCGCGTTAGGGTTTCATACAGAGGATATGCATCTGTTCGATTCCGATGGCGAACGAGTGGAACTGAATCAGCTTCAGCGGACAGAATCAGTCTAATGTTGTACGATACTATCGGCCGGAAAGAGAGCGAATGGGCCGGGATGACTGCGAATCAGATCCGTGGAGTCGGCGAACAGCCGGGGTCTGTCCTCGTTATTCCCGTCGGAAGCGTCGAACAGCACGGGAATCACCTCCCGGTCGTCACCGACACACTTCTGGTCGAGGCGATGGTCGACACTGCTATCGAGCGTCTGGACGACGTTCCCCTCGTCGTGACACCGCCGGTCTGGAGCGGGTTCTCGCCACATCATCTGTCCTTCGGGGGCACTCTGTCACTGGAATTCGCACACTTGCGGGCAACACTTGAGGATATCGCGCATGCTGGCATCCAGAACGGATTCGATGCGGTGCTGTTCGTAAACGGTCATGGGGGGAACAGTTCGCTTATCGATGCCGTCGTGAGTACCGTGGGCGTCGATACTGATGCGGAAGTACTCGGGACGACGTACTTCCAGCTGGCGGCAGAGCGAATCGAGGAACTTCGGACGACCGAGACGGGGGGAATGGCCCACGGCGGTGAGTTCGAGACGTCTCTCATGCTTGCGCTCCGCCCAGACCTCGTGGGCGACCCGGAGGTCCGCGACGGCAAACCATTGGACGAACACTACAGATGGGGCGGACAGGACTTGCTCGACGGGGGCAACGTCGCCGTCTATCGGCCATTCGACGAGTATTCCACGTCCGGAGCCATCGGGACGCCGAAACAGGCGAGCGCGGAAACAGGCGAACGAATCCGCTCAGTTATTGGTGAGGAACTCGCGGCCCTTATGACAGCGATTCACGAACACAATGCGTAACCAATGATCGACACAACACAAAGAATTATGTTCATGGAAATAGGTGATATTAACGATGCAGCCCGATAACAACGACAGGTCTGTCGCGGACAGTATCGACCGTCGACAACTCCTTCAAGCACTCGGCGCAGGCGGCGCTATCGCCATCGCGGGGTGTAGCGGCGACAGTGGGAGCGGCGGCGACGGTGGTGATGGTGACAGTGGAAGCGGTGGTGACGGCAGCGGCGGCAGTACGCAGAGCGTGCAGTTCCTGACGATGGGCGTCGGGGACAACATCAAGCAGTTCTTCGAGGAAAACAACACGGCCTTCGAAGACGAGCATGACGTCGACGTAGAGTTCACTAGCGTCACATGGGACAACGCCCGGCAAACCGTGAACAACCGTGTCGACGGCGGGGAAGCGCCCGATGTCAGTCGATGGCCGGCGCGCTGGATCCCCCAGCTCGTGGGCAAAGACGCGCTAGAGCCCCTCGATGACATGATGGACGGGGAGTTCGGTGAGCAGTTCTACGACGGCGTGGCCGAAGGGACGATGTACAACGGCTCCCACTACGGCGTGCCGTGGGCCGCCTCGAACAAGTGCCTCTACTACAACAAGGACGTCTTCGAGACGGCGGGGCTCGACCCCGAAGACCCGTCGCTCGATTCGTGGCAGGACATGGTGGATGCCGCAACACAGATCCGCGACAGTGACGCGAGCGTCCCAGCACTGGGGCTTGCGGGGGCGGACGCAATCGAAACTGGGTCGCAGTACTACCACTACCACTGGTCACATGGCGCCGACCTCGTGAACGACGAAGGAATGCCAGTCGTGAACTCCAGTGGCGCTGTCGACGCCCTCTCGTTGTACACCGACCTCCACCTCGAACACGGGGTCACCCAGTCGTCACCGCTTTCCTCGACCCGGCAGGACATCCGGCAACTGTTCGAGAACGGGGACCTCGGCATGGTCATCGGGCACGTGTACACGGGACTCAACATCACCGCCGCGAAAGAAAACGGTGATGTCGACTTCGACTACGGTATCGTGCAGGTGCCACGTGGCCCAGCGGGCCGGTACAGCCTGTTCACCATCGACACGCTCGCTGTTCTGAGTCAGAGCGAACACAAGGACCTCGCACGGGACCTGATTCGGTTCTACTTCGACGAGGAGCGGCGGTTCCAGTACTCGAAGCAGAAAGGGTTCCTCCCTGTCGTCGAAGCCGTCGGCGAGCGCTCGTACTTCTCAGAGTCGAAGAACTGGGGACCGTTCGTCGAGGCGGGGCAGTACGCCCGCGCTCGACCGAAGCTCGGTAACTTCAGCGAGTTTAACGATCGGATGGTCCAGGCGATTCAGGAAGCACTGGCGGACCGGAAGTCACCGCAGAAGGCGCTCAACGATGCCCAGAGTGATCTCGAAGATGCTATGGAGTGACAGACAGGGATGAGTCTGGCAGAGGAATACACCGAGGCGTCCGAAGACTCACGTCTCGAACAAGGGTTAGCGTACGTCCAGCGCAACAGCCGCGCGTACCTCCTCATCGCTCCCGCAGCGGTGTTCCTGCTAGCCGTCGTGGGGTACCCGATTATCGAGACGTTCCGGCTATCGCTGTACCAGTCACCCGCTGACTCGAACATTGAGACGTTCGTCGGGCTCCAGCACTACGTCGAAATATTCAACAGCGACATCTTCTACCGCCTGCTCTGGCAGACCGGCCGCTGGGTCGTCGTCGGCGTCGCAGGCAAGACACTGCTGGGACTGCTTATCGCCGTTCACCTCAAGGGCGACATTCGCGGTCGGAAGTTCTTCCGCACGGCGTTTCTCATCCCGTGGGGGATTCCGTATGCGATCTCTGCTGTAGTGTTCCGGTGGATAGAACACCCGCAGTTCGGCTACCTCAACGCAATCTTGCTGAAACTCGGCGTCATCGAACAGGGTATCGGTATCCTCGGTAACCCGAGCATCGCGTGGCTCGGCGTCGTCGTGGCCGACATCTGGATCGGAACACCGTTCATGGCGATTATCTTCCTCGCGGGCCTGCAGTCGATACCGCAGGAACTGTACGAGGCAGCCGCCATCGACGGAGCCGAGAAGTGGCATCAGTTCCGGTACATCACGCTTCCACAGCTGAAAAGCGTCGTCCTGATTGCCACGTTGCTGTCGACGATCTGGACGTTCGTCAGCTTCGACGTTATCTGGACGATGACCGGCGGCGGGCCGATCAGTTCGACGGCGACGCTCGTCATCCACATCTATCAGGTGGGCCTCCAGAACGGGAACCTCGGTCGCGGAGCCGCCTACAGTGTCATCGGGTTCCTGTTCCTGTTCGTCTTCGCCATCATCTACCTGCGCATCTACACGCGCGGAGGTGACGAGCTATGACGATGGCAGGCCACGATCGAAGCAGTCTCCGCAAAGTCCGCCTCTACGGCGTGTTGATCGGACTGCTGGGACTTATGATGTTGCCGTTCTACGCGATGTTCTCGAGTACGCTCAAGCCGGAGTCAGAGATATTCGCTGCACCAGCGACGCTGGTCCCCAGCGACCCAAGCATCCAGGCCTATCTGCAGGTCTGGACACAGACCGACGTGCTGCTCTGGGTCGGGAATAGCTTCATCATCTCAGTGGGGACGGTCGTGCTGACGCTTCTGCTGGCGATCCCGGCCGCGTATTCGTGCGCCCGGAACGATTTCATAGGGAAGCGGACCTTCCTCCTCTCCGTGCTGGTCGTCCAGATGTTCGCACCGGTCGTGTTGATCGTCGGCCTCTTCGACGTGATCTCCCAGATGGGGCTGTTCAACACCTATCTCGCTGTGATAGTGCCAGCAGCGGCGTTCACGCTGCCGTTCAACGTCTGGATGCTCTACGGGTATTTCAAAACGATCCCCGTCGCACTCGAAGAGTCAGCACGTATCGACGGCGCGAGCCAACTGCAAATCCTGACGAAGATCGTACTCCCGCTCACGAAGCCGGCGCTGGTCGCCAGTGTCACCTACACCTTCCTCTATGCGTGGAATCGGCTACTGTTCGTGCTCACCTTCCTCACTGATAGTGCGAAGTACAACATCCCGCGGGGGGTCTTCTCGATGGTCGGCGCGCTGCAGACCGACTGGCGGATGATGCTCACTGTGTCTGTGATCGGTATTATCCCACTCTTGATTCTGTTCGCCTTCCTCGAGGAGTATATCGTCGCAGGGATGACGGCTGGCGCGGTCAAGGAGTAACCGCCTCTACTTTTATTACCGCCGCGATAGTTGTCCGCGTATGGAATTTGCGATGTGGGCGTACCCGTGGGACCTGCTCGACGAAGGGCCGGCTAGAGTGGAAACGCGATTGCGTGACATCGGCATCGACGAGCTGAATCTCGCGACGAACTATCACACGGTGCAGGCGTTCGCGCCGCACAATCCGGAGCGGCGGACGCTGTTTGCCCGCGCGAGTTCGTATTTCGAGCCCGGCCCGGAGTACGGGGACCTCGAACCGGTTCCGTACGAGGGGATGGACGCGGACTGGGTTGCGGACATCGCCGCCGGCTTATCCGAGGTGACACTCAATTCCTGGACAGTCGGCTGTCACAACTCTCGGCTCGGAATGGCCAACCCCGAGTACACGCTGGAGTCTGCACACGGTGACGACCTGATCTTCGGCCTGTGTCCGTCCCAGTCCGCGGTCCAGACGTATCTCTCGGCACTGGTCTCGGATCTGGCATCCCGCGAGGAGTTTGCCCGTATCGAACTGGAGACGTTTGATTACTTCTACGGAACGGGCTTCGGCTGGCATCACCAGAAGATCCACGCGCAGTTGGGCACACTCGGCGAGTTCTTGCTTGGGTTGTGTTTCTGTCCACAGTGTCAGGAGAATGCGACGGCCGAAGGCGTCGATACCGAACGGGCGCGCGAAACGGTAGCCGGCGCGCTGGACGGTATCGTCGCTGGCGACGTGTCACACGAAACCCCGCCGGGGGAGTGGCTCGCGGACCACAGCACCGTCGCCGCATACGTCGATGTCCGTGAACGGACGCTGGCCTCACTGTACGCCACACTGGCTGACGCCGCGGGAACGACACCGCTTGGCTACTACGTCGGCGCACCGGAACCCGGCCGTGAGTGGATCGTCGGAGCCGACCTGCAAGCACTCTCGAATCACGTCGATTACTACTGTCTGCCGGCCTATGAGTCTACAAGTGACGCAGTCATAGAGGCGTACAACGCTGTGGAGACAGTAACCGATGACGTGCCACTCCACGTTGGTCTCCTGCCGGGCCATCCGGCTGTCGACGACGAGGATGCCGTGGTCGATATCGTGGAGACGCTCAACTCGAAGGGAGTGCCGCGACTGTCGTTCTATAACTACGGACTGCTTCCGGAGCAGTCACTGGGGTGGGTCGAAACAGCCATCGATGCGGTGAGCTGAGAGGGGGAGCGGTACTTTGATATCGGCTCCCGAACGACAGAAGAGCATGGAGATAACTGGCGTGTCAGCGGTAACTATAGATGTACCGTTGGCCGACTTGGATGAGCATCTCGGAATCGGACCGTACGTGACCAACCACGGGAAACTGCACTCGATGGAACGGGTCCTCGTCCGTGTCGACACAGACGAAGGGATTAGCGGCTGGGGCGAAATGCGTGTCTTCCTGTCACCTGAGGCCACCGAGTCGATCATCGAAGACGGCGTCGGACCGATGATTGAGGGCCAGTCGCCGTTCGAGATCGAGCGACTCCGTCGACAGGTGTTCGTCGAGTACACGAACGTGGATATGTTCTTTGCGGCGGTCGAAACAGCCTGCTGGGACATCGTCGGCAAAGCCCTCGACAAGCCGGTGTACGAACTGCTCGGCGGGTGGACAGCACCGACACAGGGGACGCAGCAACATCGGCAAAGCGTCGACGGCAACAGTACTGCACCCGCTGATGTCCCCGTTGCGTTCTGTCTCGGTATCCTCTCGCCCGAAGAGTCCCGTATCAAGGCACGAGAAGCCCTCGAAGCTGGCTTCACTGTCCTCAAAACGAAGGCAGGGCGGGACTGGCGACAGGACGTCGAGCGAATCAAAGCGATGCATGACGAAGTCAACGGGCAACTGGAGTTCCGACTCGACCCGAATCAGGGCTGGACGCTGGACCAAGCAGTTCGGGTCGGCGCGATGCTCGAAGATGCGGGAATCTACCTGCAGTACATGGAACAACCGATTCGAGTCGATGCACACACGTCGCTAGCTCGGCTCCGGCAGCGACTCCGACAGCCAATCGCACCGAACGAGGACACCTATATCTCGCATAATCTGCAGTCGCTCGTGGAGACTGGCGCGATGGATGTCGGCGTTATCGACCTGACTCCGGCTGGCGGTATCAGTGGGATTCGACAGCAGGCTGCCATCCTCGAAGACGCCGGAGTCCCCTTCACGCACCACTGTGCGTTCGACCTGGGGATTCGGACGGCAGCGATCCTCCACGCGTTCACCGGCATCCCGGGCTTCTCGTTGCCTCCAGACTCGACGTACTACGGCTGGGAAGCAGACGTCATCGAGACACCGTTCAGCGTCAGCGATGGCTGCCTCCCAGCCCCGGAGGGTCCCGGTCTCGGCGTCTCTATCGATATGGCCGCCATCGAGGAGTATCGAATTACATGAGCGGACAAGAGCAACATTCAAGAGGACAGGTTACGTGGGCATCGGTGTCATGGTAGAGCTATCACTAGCGAACCGACCGGCCATCGTAACTGGCGCGTCGCGGGGTATCGGGCGCGAGATCGCGGCCCGATTCTCCGAAGCGGGTGGCGATGTCGTCGTCTGCTCGCGCACCTACGAGGACGTTGAAGCGGTTGCGACGGAACTAACCAACACACACGAGGGCCGCGTCGTTCCGGTCGAGTGTGACGTCACAGACCGTGAGGCGGTTCGGGACCTCGTCGACACGACCATCGAGGAACTCGGGGACGTTCGCGTGCTTGTGAACAACGCCGGTGGCGCAGACGAGTCCGCCAATCTATTGCACCGGTGTGACGAGGAGACCTTCGAATCGATGGTCGACCTGAACCTGAAGAGCCAGTTCCTCCTGAGCAAAGCGGTACTGCCGGCGATGGTCGCCGCTGGCGGCGGATCGATAATCCATATGGGCTCGGTCAACGGCCTGTTCGGTATCGGTCTCTCCGGCTACTCCGAAGCAAAAAGCGGACTGCTGGCTCTCTCCCGAAACATCGCCGCCCACTATGGGCAACACGGGGTCCGCTCGAACGTCGTTTCAGCGGCGACCATCGAAACGGCAAACAGGCGGGCAGAGATGGAGAACACGGAGGAACGGACCGGAGAGACAAGCGCACGGGAGCGCTGGCTCGACCAGTACCCGCTCGGCCGCTTCGGCACACCGAGAGAAGTTGCTGATGCAAGCCTGTTCCTCGCTTCCGAGATGTCGAGTTTCGTTACCGGTGAGAATCTGGTACTCGACGGCGGATTGACGACGAGCCTGCCGACATCGTTCATCAACGAGATCTACGACGCGGACGATCAGCCGACAGCCAATTAACAACCATGGAAGAACTAACAACTGACGACGCACCCGACAGTATCGGCCCGTATTCACAGGGAATCGCTAGCGGCGACCGCATTTATGTTTCCGGACAGGGACCAGTCGACCCGGACACCGGCGAGGTAATCCAGGGCACCCCCGGCGAGCAGACTCGACGCACACTCCAGAACGTTGCGGCGGTGCTACAGGCCGGGGGCGCGTCGCTCGACGATGTCGTGAAGGCGACGGTATTCGTGAAGGATATGCGGTACTACGACGAGGTAAACGAGGTGTACGGTGAGCTCATGTCACCACCATATCCTGCTCGCAGCGCCGTGGAGGTCGTTAAATTGCCGGTGGATATCGACGTCGAAATAGAAGTCGTTGCAGAACGGTAGTATGTCGCACCTGATAGTGTTCGACCTCGATGGGACGCTCACTCGGCAGCGCGGTGGGTTCGAGCTATTGCACACCCTCTATGGAACGACGCCAGAAGCCGAGACACTGATGGACCATTTCGAGGCCGGAGAAATTACGTTTGCAGAGTGGTGTCGAGGAGCGGTCGACGTGTGGCGTGCGAACGATGTCACCAAGTCGGACATCGAGCGCGCGACCCGGGCTGTCAAGCCGAAAGCGGGTGCTGTCGACCTCCTCGAACACCTCCAGCAAACGGATCTCCAGTTTGGTATCCTCAGTGCTGGCGTCGCAAACCTCGCGAAGCGATTCGAGCCATACGAACCAGCATTCGTTCGCGGAAACTGGCTTCGATTTGAGGATAGCCGGATTTCGGGAATCGATGTCGGTGTTGGTCCCGATGAGAAAGGAGAATTACTGAGAGAGATTCGAACCAGGCAAAGCCCCACTTCAATCACCTATATCGGCGATTCGCACACTGATACGGAGGCGTTCGTCGAGGCAGATACAGCGATGTTGTTCGACCCGGACGAACGAATTCCTGAAAGAGCAATCGACGCAGCGGATACAATCATAGAGCGCGGAGATATGAGAGAAATGCGAAAATATATTCTGACAATCTAGTCTCATATTTCCAAGATAGCATTATATTCTCAAACGCGTACAGTTCACCAGCCGTTCTGCAATATATAGCTC
This genomic window contains:
- a CDS encoding HAD-IB family phosphatase → MSHLIVFDLDGTLTRQRGGFELLHTLYGTTPEAETLMDHFEAGEITFAEWCRGAVDVWRANDVTKSDIERATRAVKPKAGAVDLLEHLQQTDLQFGILSAGVANLAKRFEPYEPAFVRGNWLRFEDSRISGIDVGVGPDEKGELLREIRTRQSPTSITYIGDSHTDTEAFVEADTAMLFDPDERIPERAIDAADTIIERGDMREMRKYILTI